A window of Longibacter salinarum contains these coding sequences:
- a CDS encoding T9SS type A sorting domain-containing protein — MNNATVVIETSAAANAVQKSPLTEGDVLIAVTPDGNTCTGETRIDSSEPNSFAIAEQNPQTSAPGYRPGDTLRFWAQTSTGDIYELTPTFQPCQPDENLCVDEAIYDRNGIYTITDFDPFFLPVELVSWQAFVDGSTIVLEWETATETNNAGFDVIMRPTNEPASLWEKVAFIDGAGTTDRPQSYQYKFTVDAPGQYNIRLRQVDVDGAISLSRVLHVTVGTNRSLFLSPIAPHPVTASSQVTVKSSIAQDVSIDLFSVTGQHISTILKTKLRTGEHRTFSIDAASLSSGPYVLSVQGKTQTVSQLVHVVK; from the coding sequence GTGAATAACGCAACGGTCGTCATTGAGACAAGTGCAGCGGCGAATGCGGTGCAAAAGAGCCCTCTCACCGAGGGAGATGTCTTGATAGCCGTAACCCCAGATGGGAATACCTGCACCGGCGAGACACGTATCGACTCGTCGGAACCAAACAGTTTTGCGATCGCAGAGCAAAACCCACAAACCTCCGCGCCGGGCTACCGCCCTGGAGATACCTTACGATTCTGGGCACAGACATCTACCGGGGATATATACGAACTAACGCCTACATTCCAGCCATGTCAGCCGGATGAGAACTTGTGTGTTGATGAGGCAATCTATGACCGGAATGGCATTTACACCATTACCGACTTCGATCCCTTCTTCCTCCCCGTCGAATTGGTTTCGTGGCAGGCCTTCGTGGATGGGAGCACAATTGTCCTAGAATGGGAGACAGCAACGGAAACGAATAACGCGGGCTTTGACGTGATAATGCGTCCCACGAACGAACCTGCGTCCCTATGGGAAAAGGTCGCGTTCATCGACGGTGCGGGCACGACAGATCGCCCTCAATCATACCAGTATAAATTCACGGTTGATGCGCCCGGTCAGTACAATATACGACTCCGTCAGGTAGACGTAGACGGTGCGATATCGCTCAGTCGGGTCTTACACGTGACCGTCGGTACAAACAGAAGTCTGTTCCTGTCTCCCATCGCACCGCATCCGGTTACCGCGTCATCCCAGGTGACGGTCAAATCGTCAATTGCTCAGGATGTTAGCATTGACTTGTTCTCTGTAACAGGCCAACACATCAGCACCATTCTGAAGACGAAGCTGCGTACCGGTGAGCACCGGACGTTCTCAATCGACGCAGCCAGCCTCTCTAGCGGTCCGTATGTTCTATCCGTCCAGGGTAAAACGCAAACAGTGTCGCAGCTCGTCCATGTCGTCAAGTGA
- a CDS encoding T9SS type A sorting domain-containing protein, protein MPYPHRDDQNKQSSLWSTLSLFFLCVAAIFVAGAYSTFQTASSGSVQLPLEVIGDKGHTVSVNVDVSDASGVDNLHLEVHNLAYHWSEWAENGTDPHVTNGGERYDQKASFRINGGPWVGMTKERITCDSPESEFGCMDGPLSNKTMRIAVDATESGSWTSGQNTIEFRFNGTEGYSSGYRILDLDVRAGTQSRLGSTTFTWDDPASWSPPYSSSSDISKGKELWHARGILVESPLDGKPITASCADCHARDGRDLKYFNFSNKSIVARSTFHGLTDKEGRQIASYIRSVDLELPSGYDVSDAGRPWNPPYQPGPGLDERPVELWAAGAGIDCVVDRDEDSAPFLFPSDGSETVLRNADHDPDRGVDCNKLADQISMTSDQSKMFAMAHTDSTMNNREVPVQVQWPDIFEWWPDVHPVDIWDVSTVENQDWYKNYLSIHDDLETSREQMIATARDNVGERRGGNTTRLDRRISKLLDRWNNWDPPVDASFSTEFEKRYSTRQFLSMKLWEIMHEHKLEGLGAEIYGPEGQPDRLAWGPEAGSLPNGIFAGGQDRVWFNNANVYDTSPHKNQRKCCGAGGGTPQYGQGAGTHRNARSRNYWGDIWYDLALTLAPGNRLATGNNPYDWNYNSMHIQSTSEYNSNQGVRYFRHYISAIQQFNRFYQPDSDIKAERKGSWPWSIHGHSLQKLEVWEVQNMLTSMNSNLRNRFTEAAIDSWIKQNNEWAVSDWRRDDKGNSRIPDQTYKPQKVNSIKWSANRADMFYSMMHLWSGRNLDGRVLDRAARWGEKMWPNGDWEQWFVEQSSSDMSLNSGWNIVSSSIAPDDASMETVFGSIVSDVVLVKNEVGETYIPDYGINTIGSWSSDEAYKVYLTKDSKLSMNGSVLDPTAPIKLEQGWNLVAYWPDGSMSAEEAFSSISSELVIVKDYAGDAYIPSENLNTLDAGSGLVRPGQGYQIYVDNATTLTYPSSKAAYAKTSSAKARRGHAVTATAIVESPSMSDGTSLLAKTAKGRIVGKGIVSDGRGIVRLWGDDPQTTPVDGATSGERLSIYVGSETGESLDVQKVEDMLSDRPISKIAFQENAVLKLVAGDQNTELLLRGIAPNPVQGSATIEFVLPKQERVSLEVYDVLGRRVATLVDELRRAGEHKVRMDASRLDSGPYFYRLRAGSTTLTKKMTVVR, encoded by the coding sequence ATGCCTTACCCCCATCGGGACGACCAGAACAAGCAGTCTAGCCTCTGGTCGACCTTATCCCTCTTCTTTCTCTGTGTTGCTGCCATTTTCGTGGCGGGAGCCTACTCTACGTTCCAAACCGCAAGCAGTGGATCGGTCCAACTCCCACTTGAGGTCATCGGCGACAAAGGCCACACGGTCTCTGTGAATGTCGATGTCTCTGATGCAAGCGGAGTGGACAACCTGCATCTCGAGGTTCACAATCTCGCCTATCACTGGAGCGAGTGGGCTGAAAACGGTACCGACCCACATGTCACGAACGGAGGCGAGCGGTACGACCAGAAGGCCAGCTTCCGAATCAACGGCGGACCGTGGGTTGGCATGACAAAGGAGCGCATAACGTGTGATTCTCCAGAAAGTGAATTTGGCTGCATGGACGGCCCACTTTCGAATAAGACCATGCGCATAGCGGTAGATGCAACCGAGTCCGGCTCCTGGACATCGGGCCAAAACACGATCGAGTTTCGATTCAATGGCACAGAGGGGTACTCTAGCGGATACCGGATTCTCGATCTCGACGTGCGTGCGGGTACTCAGAGTCGTCTCGGCTCGACGACATTTACATGGGACGATCCGGCCTCCTGGTCCCCCCCGTACAGTAGTAGCAGCGACATCAGCAAGGGGAAGGAGCTTTGGCACGCTCGGGGCATTCTCGTTGAATCACCGCTCGACGGCAAGCCGATCACTGCTTCGTGCGCCGATTGTCACGCTCGTGATGGCCGCGACCTGAAGTACTTCAACTTCTCAAACAAGTCGATCGTAGCACGCTCGACGTTCCACGGTCTAACCGACAAGGAAGGTCGACAGATCGCAAGTTACATTCGGTCCGTCGATCTTGAGCTTCCGTCGGGGTATGACGTGTCCGATGCGGGTCGTCCATGGAACCCTCCGTATCAACCCGGCCCCGGTCTTGATGAGCGACCGGTTGAGCTATGGGCAGCAGGCGCCGGAATCGACTGCGTTGTCGATCGCGACGAAGACAGTGCTCCGTTCCTGTTCCCGAGCGATGGATCCGAGACGGTGCTGCGCAACGCCGACCACGACCCCGATCGCGGCGTCGACTGCAACAAGCTCGCCGATCAGATCTCAATGACCTCTGATCAGTCGAAGATGTTCGCGATGGCGCACACCGACTCCACGATGAACAACCGTGAGGTCCCCGTCCAGGTGCAGTGGCCGGATATCTTCGAGTGGTGGCCCGACGTTCACCCCGTGGATATCTGGGATGTCTCAACGGTGGAAAATCAGGACTGGTACAAGAACTATCTCTCCATCCACGACGACCTTGAAACGAGTCGGGAGCAGATGATCGCTACCGCACGAGACAACGTCGGCGAGCGTAGAGGCGGTAACACCACACGACTTGATCGCCGAATAAGCAAATTGCTTGATCGGTGGAATAATTGGGATCCTCCAGTCGACGCGAGCTTCTCGACCGAATTCGAGAAACGCTACTCAACGCGGCAGTTTCTTTCGATGAAGCTCTGGGAGATCATGCACGAGCACAAACTCGAAGGACTCGGTGCGGAGATTTACGGTCCCGAGGGACAACCGGACCGCCTCGCATGGGGCCCGGAAGCAGGCTCACTCCCGAATGGGATCTTTGCCGGAGGTCAGGATCGCGTCTGGTTCAATAACGCGAATGTGTACGACACAAGCCCACACAAAAATCAACGGAAGTGTTGTGGCGCGGGTGGAGGAACGCCCCAATATGGGCAAGGTGCTGGTACACACCGGAACGCGCGGTCTCGTAACTACTGGGGAGATATTTGGTACGATCTGGCTCTGACTCTGGCGCCAGGCAACCGGCTCGCAACCGGGAATAACCCGTACGACTGGAATTATAACTCGATGCACATTCAGTCGACGAGCGAGTACAACAGCAACCAGGGGGTACGTTACTTCCGACACTATATCTCGGCCATCCAGCAGTTCAACCGATTCTATCAGCCCGATAGCGACATAAAAGCCGAACGAAAGGGTTCATGGCCATGGTCGATTCACGGTCACAGCCTGCAAAAGCTCGAAGTGTGGGAAGTGCAGAATATGCTTACGTCCATGAATTCGAACCTGCGCAATCGATTCACCGAAGCAGCGATCGATTCGTGGATCAAGCAAAATAATGAATGGGCCGTGAGCGACTGGCGAAGAGACGACAAGGGAAATAGCCGAATCCCGGACCAGACGTATAAGCCCCAAAAGGTAAATTCCATTAAGTGGTCAGCCAATCGCGCAGACATGTTCTACTCGATGATGCACCTCTGGTCGGGACGCAATCTCGACGGACGTGTACTGGATCGAGCCGCCCGTTGGGGGGAGAAAATGTGGCCGAATGGAGACTGGGAACAGTGGTTCGTTGAGCAGTCCTCGTCGGACATGTCTCTCAACTCTGGTTGGAATATCGTGTCGAGCTCGATCGCTCCAGATGATGCCTCAATGGAAACGGTCTTTGGTTCGATCGTGTCGGACGTCGTGCTTGTAAAAAATGAAGTCGGAGAGACGTACATCCCAGACTATGGAATCAACACTATCGGCTCATGGTCTTCCGACGAAGCCTACAAGGTTTACCTGACGAAGGACAGCAAACTGTCGATGAATGGATCAGTGCTAGACCCCACAGCACCGATCAAACTTGAGCAGGGTTGGAACCTAGTAGCGTACTGGCCGGATGGTTCGATGTCTGCCGAGGAAGCCTTCTCGTCAATATCGAGTGAGCTCGTAATCGTTAAGGATTATGCAGGAGATGCATATATTCCGTCTGAAAATTTGAATACGCTTGATGCCGGAAGCGGTCTTGTTCGACCGGGACAGGGGTATCAAATTTACGTAGACAACGCGACAACTCTTACTTACCCCTCATCAAAGGCTGCGTATGCGAAAACGTCGTCCGCAAAGGCACGGCGCGGTCATGCTGTGACAGCGACGGCGATCGTGGAATCACCATCCATGAGCGACGGAACATCATTACTCGCCAAAACAGCAAAAGGACGAATTGTTGGTAAGGGAATAGTGAGCGATGGTCGCGGGATCGTCCGATTGTGGGGTGACGATCCACAAACCACACCCGTTGATGGGGCAACGTCCGGTGAACGCTTATCCATCTACGTAGGAAGCGAGACTGGGGAATCCCTCGACGTCCAGAAGGTAGAGGACATGCTCTCTGACCGTCCCATCTCTAAGATCGCATTTCAGGAAAACGCCGTCCTGAAATTGGTCGCCGGTGACCAGAACACCGAGTTGCTGCTGCGTGGAATCGCACCGAATCCCGTCCAGGGATCTGCTACGATCGAGTTCGTCCTACCGAAGCAAGAACGTGTTTCGCTGGAGGTATATGATGTTCTCGGTCGTCGCGTCGCAACACTCGTCGATGAATTGCGCCGCGCGGGTGAGCATAAAGTCCGTATGGATGCAAGCCGACTCGACAGCGGTCCATATTTCTACCGCCTACGTGCCGGTTCGACTACGCTCACCAAGAAGATGACGGTCGTGCGTTAG
- a CDS encoding glycosyltransferase family 4 protein, whose amino-acid sequence MLPRTLFIDHTGSLGGAELYLLDLVRATPDSTVLTFERGPLVERLHAQGHDVRVVEAPASVLRVQKTATACDAIAAIPGLTRMIANVSRVARDYDVVFLNSQKAMLIGALASWLANRPAIWSLHDILSNDHFSRTNRFLATRMSNAFVDRVVVNSQATEAAYRSSGGRRPTEVVYNGIEEHSHASTSSQNGSIRRELNLGDTPLVGIFSRLAPWKGQHVLIDALASLPTVHALVVGDALFPDDVAYADEIRDRCEKRDVADRVHFLGFRDDIPRLMQEVDAVVHASTAPEPFGRVVVEGMLANRPVVASRAGGVKEIIDHRRTGYFAEPGDAQSLASVLEQIFENGRESTIIARRGREVARHRFSVKQMTHRLHDVLRQTHADHASHEPHV is encoded by the coding sequence ATGTTGCCGCGCACCCTTTTTATCGACCACACGGGCTCACTCGGTGGCGCTGAGTTATATCTGTTGGACCTGGTCCGCGCCACGCCTGACTCCACCGTCTTGACGTTTGAACGCGGCCCGCTTGTAGAACGTCTTCACGCACAGGGACATGATGTCCGCGTGGTCGAAGCCCCCGCATCCGTGCTACGGGTTCAGAAAACTGCCACCGCTTGCGACGCGATCGCCGCGATCCCTGGGCTTACTCGTATGATCGCAAACGTATCTCGCGTCGCTCGCGACTACGACGTTGTCTTTCTGAACTCTCAAAAAGCCATGCTCATCGGTGCTCTTGCAAGCTGGCTTGCAAATCGCCCCGCAATATGGAGCTTGCACGACATCCTATCGAACGACCATTTTAGTCGTACCAATCGTTTTCTGGCGACGCGAATGTCGAATGCATTCGTCGACCGTGTCGTCGTCAATTCGCAGGCAACGGAAGCCGCCTACCGGTCCAGTGGGGGCCGCCGACCCACCGAGGTCGTGTACAATGGCATTGAGGAGCACTCCCACGCATCCACCTCCTCTCAAAATGGGTCGATTCGACGGGAGTTGAACCTCGGAGACACCCCTCTTGTCGGAATCTTCAGCCGACTCGCTCCCTGGAAGGGACAGCACGTTCTCATCGATGCGCTGGCATCGTTGCCAACGGTGCATGCCCTCGTTGTAGGTGACGCCTTATTTCCCGACGATGTCGCATACGCGGACGAAATCCGGGATCGATGCGAAAAGCGTGACGTCGCTGATCGCGTCCATTTTCTCGGCTTTCGCGACGACATCCCTCGTCTAATGCAGGAAGTCGACGCCGTCGTCCACGCGTCAACCGCTCCCGAGCCCTTCGGTCGGGTGGTGGTAGAGGGAATGCTCGCGAACCGACCCGTCGTTGCCTCCCGTGCGGGAGGCGTCAAGGAAATCATAGATCATCGCAGAACGGGGTACTTCGCCGAACCCGGCGACGCGCAATCACTCGCATCCGTTCTCGAGCAGATTTTCGAGAATGGCCGGGAAAGCACGATCATCGCCCGCCGAGGGCGGGAGGTTGCACGACACCGGTTTTCCGTCAAGCAGATGACGCACCGCCTCCACGACGTGTTACGGCAGACGCACGCCGATCATGCGTCCCACGAGCCCCACGTGTAG
- a CDS encoding glycosyltransferase family 4 protein, whose amino-acid sequence MSIHIYQIGKTRFSPSSGGGSDRVFEALQHHLPATDAYVHGLVVDGSGKQRSPIRGLHGVADEKASLTTRWRAIRNHVQSTIQEVDPDVVTTHFALYTLPVLDLIRGYPTIVHFHGPWARESLMEGESRLKVTLKSHIERLVYNRADRFVVLSEAFRDILSSDYGVPPDRISIIPGGVDVGAFDRTHISRTDARQLLGWPTDRPIFLSVRRLVRRVGLEQLIAALDRVRQVCPDVMLMIAGTGPLRPHLEEDVANAGLNDHVRFLGFVPDEDLALTYRAATASVMPTVALEGFGLSAVESLAAGTPVLATPVGGLPSIVSGLSDDLVLDRAEVPSIARGLLEALNGDRVLPDGATCRNHAAEHFDWSVIARKTRDLYARTSDRRAPAALH is encoded by the coding sequence ATGTCAATACACATTTATCAAATTGGCAAGACACGATTCTCCCCGTCATCCGGAGGCGGGTCCGATCGTGTGTTTGAGGCCCTACAACATCACCTACCAGCGACAGATGCGTACGTGCATGGACTCGTGGTAGACGGGTCAGGGAAGCAACGATCTCCGATTAGGGGACTTCACGGGGTCGCAGATGAGAAGGCGTCGCTGACCACGCGTTGGCGCGCGATCCGAAATCACGTTCAGTCGACAATCCAGGAAGTCGACCCTGATGTCGTAACCACGCATTTTGCCCTCTATACGCTCCCCGTTCTCGACTTAATTCGCGGTTACCCCACGATCGTCCATTTCCACGGCCCGTGGGCGCGCGAATCGCTGATGGAGGGCGAGTCTCGTCTCAAGGTCACCCTCAAGTCGCACATCGAGCGACTCGTGTACAACCGGGCGGACCGATTCGTTGTCCTATCGGAGGCGTTTCGGGATATCCTGAGCAGCGATTACGGCGTTCCGCCGGATCGTATCAGCATCATACCAGGGGGTGTTGACGTCGGTGCATTTGATCGAACTCACATTTCCCGCACCGACGCTCGACAGCTGCTAGGGTGGCCGACCGATCGTCCGATTTTCTTGTCGGTGCGCCGCCTCGTCCGCCGCGTCGGCCTCGAACAACTAATTGCTGCCCTAGATCGCGTCCGGCAGGTATGTCCCGACGTGATGCTCATGATCGCAGGTACGGGTCCACTTCGACCTCATTTGGAAGAGGACGTCGCCAATGCCGGCCTCAACGATCACGTACGATTTCTCGGCTTCGTCCCAGACGAGGACCTCGCACTAACCTACCGCGCCGCAACGGCTTCGGTCATGCCTACCGTCGCATTAGAAGGTTTCGGGCTCTCTGCAGTCGAGTCCCTGGCAGCCGGCACACCTGTGCTGGCGACTCCGGTGGGAGGACTCCCATCCATCGTGTCAGGGTTGAGCGATGATCTCGTCCTGGATCGGGCAGAGGTCCCATCCATCGCACGAGGGCTGCTAGAGGCACTCAATGGCGACCGTGTGCTCCCCGACGGGGCAACATGTAGAAACCATGCCGCAGAACATTTCGACTGGTCCGTGATCGCACGCAAAACACGAGACCTCTATGCGCGAACATCCGATCGACGTGCCCCAGCCGCGCTGCACTGA
- a CDS encoding sulfotransferase, with protein MKTKVLYIAGRGRSGSTILANCLNEITSYVNIGEANYAWENIFVGGHACGCGEKISSCALWGPVFRSLYGSVDAVPVDDLIRQRKALPSNIEIAAGLAPTKQDVLKEYGAAIQAIYEEVATVSGAEVIVDMSKTPSHLYLLLSATNLDTRVLHLVRDPRGNANSWSKKKKRTDVAPQEDLYMPTLSPVGSCRRYVACNLTLEQLLRRHDVPNIRLRYEDFCANPARMLESTVRALGLPFPGSPFHGQREITLGTNHTIWGNPGRAKSGVTRIREDAAWRVNMAGIHKVLVTALTLPFLLRYGYNVVPTSHQAALPEAA; from the coding sequence ATGAAGACCAAAGTACTCTACATCGCGGGTCGTGGGCGAAGTGGTAGCACCATCCTCGCCAACTGCCTCAACGAGATCACCAGCTACGTGAACATCGGGGAGGCTAATTATGCGTGGGAGAATATCTTCGTCGGAGGCCATGCATGCGGGTGCGGAGAGAAAATATCGTCATGCGCACTCTGGGGGCCGGTGTTTCGCTCGCTATATGGTTCTGTGGACGCTGTGCCAGTCGATGACCTGATACGACAGCGAAAGGCCCTCCCCTCAAACATTGAGATCGCTGCCGGTCTTGCGCCGACCAAGCAGGATGTACTGAAAGAATACGGTGCGGCCATCCAGGCGATCTACGAAGAAGTAGCAACGGTATCGGGAGCCGAGGTGATCGTCGACATGTCAAAAACGCCGTCACACCTGTATCTCTTGCTGAGCGCCACAAATCTCGACACTCGAGTCTTGCATCTTGTTCGCGATCCCAGGGGCAATGCAAACTCATGGTCAAAAAAGAAAAAGCGAACGGACGTGGCACCACAGGAAGACCTCTACATGCCCACGCTCTCTCCGGTCGGCAGCTGTCGAAGATACGTCGCGTGTAATCTGACGCTGGAGCAGTTACTGCGTCGACACGACGTTCCGAATATTCGCCTACGGTATGAAGATTTCTGCGCCAACCCCGCGCGAATGTTGGAGTCCACCGTCCGAGCACTTGGCCTCCCCTTTCCGGGGAGTCCATTTCACGGACAGCGCGAGATAACGCTTGGAACGAATCATACGATCTGGGGCAACCCAGGTCGCGCAAAATCTGGTGTGACCCGTATCCGAGAAGATGCTGCATGGAGGGTTAACATGGCGGGGATACATAAGGTACTCGTTACGGCACTCACACTGCCATTTCTGCTTCGATACGGATACAACGTCGTCCCAACGTCTCATCAGGCCGCTCTACCAGAAGCTGCCTGA
- a CDS encoding glycosyltransferase family 4 protein yields MKLLVVSHDCATPTNQQFYSVVERVSDVDITLVSPSMWVDDYGNQRSLERWPAFRGRLEAIPVWMNGSVPLHVYRTTFRHILKRDKPDVIYVRHEPYGAATAQVYQANRLWHDCPIGFFTWQNIQKTYPPPFAQTERMVLRESAFAFAGSDSATEILRAKGYDGPCVLLPGSVDQSAYYPRESNDELKANLNVGSDEIVIGFMGRVSQVKGLDTALDALSSMRDIPWRFVVVGNGDYAEVLRSRAESLGIGDRLRFTGYVPHEEAPDYLSLFDVLVLPSETQANWKEQFGRVLIEALACGTALIGSDSGEIPHVIRRSGGGISFEEGNSTALSNALRFMAQHPDKRRRFAETGRQHVLRTHTDEVLANRFVSTLHRVLATEAPDSGSPGHSTTSSKSSSAETA; encoded by the coding sequence ATGAAACTTCTCGTCGTAAGCCACGACTGCGCGACACCTACCAATCAGCAGTTCTACAGCGTCGTCGAACGGGTCTCAGACGTTGATATCACGCTCGTCTCTCCATCCATGTGGGTTGACGATTACGGAAACCAGCGCTCTCTCGAACGATGGCCCGCATTTCGGGGGCGTCTTGAAGCGATACCTGTCTGGATGAATGGCAGCGTCCCTCTCCACGTCTACCGTACCACCTTTCGGCACATCCTAAAGCGAGACAAGCCCGATGTGATTTACGTGCGCCACGAACCATACGGCGCCGCTACCGCTCAGGTCTACCAGGCAAATCGGTTGTGGCACGATTGCCCGATCGGCTTTTTTACCTGGCAAAATATTCAGAAAACTTATCCGCCGCCCTTCGCCCAAACCGAACGCATGGTACTTCGAGAAAGCGCCTTTGCATTTGCCGGCTCCGACAGCGCTACAGAGATCCTTCGAGCAAAAGGATATGACGGTCCGTGTGTGCTACTGCCGGGTAGTGTGGATCAATCGGCATACTACCCACGGGAATCGAACGACGAGCTTAAAGCCAATCTAAATGTCGGGAGCGATGAGATCGTCATTGGGTTCATGGGCCGCGTAAGCCAAGTGAAGGGTCTCGATACGGCGCTCGACGCGCTGTCGTCCATGCGCGACATTCCATGGCGCTTCGTGGTCGTAGGAAATGGAGATTATGCCGAGGTCCTTCGTTCCCGTGCTGAGTCTTTGGGCATTGGGGATCGGCTTCGCTTTACAGGATATGTTCCGCACGAAGAGGCCCCCGACTACCTCTCTTTGTTTGACGTTCTCGTACTTCCATCCGAGACCCAAGCGAACTGGAAAGAGCAATTCGGCCGTGTCCTGATTGAAGCCCTCGCCTGCGGGACTGCATTGATCGGATCCGACTCTGGGGAAATCCCGCATGTTATTCGACGGTCCGGTGGTGGAATCTCCTTCGAGGAAGGCAACTCAACCGCACTCTCCAACGCACTGAGATTCATGGCCCAGCATCCGGACAAGCGCCGACGCTTTGCAGAAACAGGTCGTCAACACGTGCTCCGTACGCACACCGACGAGGTCCTCGCGAACAGATTCGTGTCGACCTTACATCGTGTGTTGGCCACCGAGGCCCCTGACAGCGGCTCACCCGGTCATTCTACCACGTCCTCGAAATCCTCTTCAGCAGAAACGGCATGA